One Vibrio penaeicida DNA segment encodes these proteins:
- a CDS encoding MlaD family protein, with protein sequence MSNLDNNQNAHSPRVKRDIGISPLWLLPIITICLAGWLVVKAVNEAGQRIQIYFSDAQGLIAGRTTIRYQGLEVGMVRDIKLSPELDNIFVEADIYPEATKLLSGQTRFWLIKPTASLSGISGLDALVSGNYIAIHPGTGDIEDDDFEPVFTALENSPTDLLANQGLNIVLHSSDLGAISVGSQIVYKKIPIGEVYGYQLDEDGNSVSIRAFIEDEYTHLVTSESRFWNVSGIGANVGFGGVDVKVESLSAMLGGAIAVDSPDEGQPVIEGAEFKLYPDLKTAGRGIPIQIELPYDNKVSTNGAPIVYRGIEIGQITDVQLSLDRTRIIAYASIQPSFADTLKTETRFLLEEAEVSLTGVENIGNLVTGNFLTLVPGDGEKSREFVAIRKSELALESPGSIEITFISDDSFGLEFGTHLLYRGIQVGSITKISLLDDQVQMTALIDGQYAHLIKSRNRFFVDGSAKAELTDSGLSVSVPPAKRLLTGSISFTSQGSKKARSQYTLFASQSLAQLAEFNQSGSQSITLFSQTLPSLSKGAPLLYRNLQVGKVSDFKLTNGGVLLHLKVENQYKHLMNKSTVFWNRSGIEVNADLNGINITAAPVKTLIQGGIAFDSLPGVENKLNQHWKLYGNYEDARKFGRLITLTSASANGVAKGMKLKYQGVPVGEVTLVTPDFKNEKVEIKARILPEYVKNIALNGTHFWLVQPELGLKGVKNIETLLSKYINVEPSGNKRAFAFKLHMQSGQLQGKAFQLQSERRNSISVGTPLLYRDMEVGRVTDVALGAFADRIITTIQIDNQFEHLVRKNTVFWNVSGVDVSIGITGAKIKAGTVDSIVRGGIAFATPESSPLEGLAKEKSAFFLYEIAQPEWLEWRTPIPK encoded by the coding sequence ATGAGTAATTTAGACAATAATCAAAATGCCCATTCACCGAGAGTTAAACGAGACATCGGTATCTCTCCTCTTTGGCTCTTACCCATTATTACAATCTGCTTGGCTGGGTGGCTTGTCGTAAAGGCAGTCAATGAAGCTGGGCAAAGAATTCAAATTTACTTTTCTGACGCACAAGGCTTAATTGCGGGTAGAACAACGATTCGTTATCAAGGTTTGGAAGTGGGTATGGTACGCGATATCAAACTATCTCCGGAACTAGACAACATCTTTGTAGAAGCCGATATATACCCAGAAGCCACTAAGCTATTAAGCGGGCAGACTCGTTTTTGGCTCATCAAGCCCACAGCAAGTCTTTCTGGTATCTCAGGGTTAGATGCCCTTGTTTCTGGTAACTACATTGCGATACACCCTGGAACCGGCGACATTGAAGATGATGATTTCGAACCAGTCTTTACCGCTCTTGAAAATAGCCCAACCGACCTTCTCGCAAATCAAGGATTAAACATTGTTTTGCACTCATCGGATTTAGGCGCTATTTCCGTCGGCTCTCAGATTGTCTACAAGAAAATTCCAATTGGGGAAGTATACGGTTATCAGTTAGATGAAGATGGCAACTCCGTCAGTATTCGCGCTTTCATTGAAGACGAATACACTCACCTAGTAACCAGCGAAAGTCGTTTTTGGAATGTCAGTGGAATTGGCGCTAATGTTGGGTTTGGTGGTGTCGATGTCAAGGTGGAAAGCTTAAGTGCAATGCTTGGCGGTGCAATAGCGGTAGACTCCCCCGACGAAGGTCAGCCCGTTATTGAAGGCGCAGAGTTCAAACTCTATCCCGATCTAAAAACCGCTGGGCGCGGGATTCCTATTCAGATTGAGCTGCCTTACGACAATAAAGTTAGTACCAATGGTGCACCGATAGTGTATCGAGGCATCGAGATTGGTCAGATTACCGATGTTCAGCTTTCGCTGGATCGCACGAGAATCATCGCATACGCTTCTATCCAACCTAGCTTTGCCGATACGTTAAAAACGGAAACGCGCTTCTTACTTGAAGAAGCAGAAGTGTCACTCACTGGCGTAGAAAACATCGGCAACCTTGTTACGGGTAATTTCTTAACATTGGTACCAGGTGACGGTGAAAAATCCCGTGAGTTTGTCGCGATAAGAAAATCAGAATTAGCACTTGAAAGCCCAGGTTCCATAGAGATCACGTTCATTTCAGACGATTCATTTGGGTTGGAGTTTGGTACCCACCTACTCTATCGAGGAATTCAAGTCGGTAGTATTACCAAAATTAGCCTTTTGGACGATCAAGTTCAGATGACGGCTCTTATCGACGGTCAATACGCGCACCTGATTAAAAGTAGGAACCGTTTCTTTGTTGATGGAAGCGCTAAAGCAGAACTGACTGATTCTGGTTTGAGTGTTTCCGTCCCACCAGCAAAGCGTTTATTAACGGGCTCGATTAGCTTTACTAGTCAAGGAAGTAAGAAAGCTAGGTCACAATACACATTGTTTGCGAGCCAGTCACTTGCCCAGCTCGCTGAGTTCAATCAGAGCGGCTCTCAAAGCATAACGCTATTCAGCCAAACATTGCCTTCCCTTTCCAAAGGAGCACCGCTTCTTTATCGCAATCTTCAAGTTGGTAAAGTTTCCGATTTCAAGCTTACAAATGGTGGAGTCTTGCTTCACTTAAAGGTCGAAAACCAATACAAACATTTGATGAATAAGAGTACTGTTTTTTGGAATCGCTCAGGTATTGAGGTCAATGCGGACCTGAATGGTATAAATATTACGGCAGCGCCTGTTAAAACCTTGATTCAGGGCGGCATAGCCTTTGATTCACTACCGGGAGTGGAAAACAAACTGAATCAACATTGGAAGTTATACGGCAACTATGAAGATGCGAGAAAATTTGGACGCCTAATTACATTAACCAGCGCGAGCGCAAATGGCGTAGCAAAGGGAATGAAGCTTAAATACCAAGGTGTGCCTGTTGGTGAAGTCACGCTTGTTACGCCGGATTTCAAAAACGAAAAAGTTGAGATCAAAGCTCGAATCTTGCCAGAGTATGTTAAAAACATCGCTCTGAATGGGACACATTTTTGGTTGGTTCAACCCGAACTGGGTTTGAAAGGTGTCAAGAACATCGAAACATTACTCAGTAAGTACATTAATGTAGAGCCATCAGGAAACAAAAGAGCGTTTGCATTTAAATTACACATGCAAAGCGGTCAGTTGCAAGGTAAAGCATTTCAATTACAAAGTGAGCGCAGAAATTCTATTTCAGTAGGAACTCCACTTTTGTATCGTGATATGGAAGTCGGCAGAGTAACTGACGTTGCATTGGGTGCATTTGCTGACAGAATCATTACAACCATCCAAATCGACAATCAGTTTGAACACCTAGTGAGAAAAAACACCGTATTCTGGAATGTATCAGGGGTGGATGTTTCTATCGGGATTACAGGAGCGAAAATAAAAGCCGGAACCGTAGACAGTATCGTTAGAGGCGGCATCGCTTTCGCAACGCCAGAAAGTAGCCCTTTAGAGGGGTTAGCAAAGGAAAAATCAGCGTTTTTCTTATATGAAATTGCCCAGCCAGAATGGCTAGAATGGCGTACTCCAATTCCGAAATAG
- a CDS encoding DUF4442 domain-containing protein, translated as MFSAIQKANFYLNTFGFFKVPLIWLCRPKILVLNEKTVEVRIPLKKRTKNHLNSMYFGALAIGADVAGGFMAMGKAQERGGKVSLAFKGVKGEFLKRPEGDVHFLCHDGHVIDEMLDETFQTGQRVNKAVTITAICPTLHAEEPMAVFELVLSVKAVS; from the coding sequence ATGTTTTCTGCGATACAAAAAGCAAATTTTTACTTGAACACGTTTGGATTCTTTAAGGTTCCACTTATTTGGCTATGCAGGCCTAAAATTCTTGTACTAAATGAGAAAACCGTTGAAGTTAGAATTCCGCTCAAGAAAAGAACAAAAAATCACCTCAACAGCATGTATTTTGGAGCGTTGGCGATAGGGGCTGACGTTGCTGGTGGATTTATGGCGATGGGGAAAGCACAAGAGCGAGGAGGTAAAGTGTCGTTAGCATTTAAAGGTGTGAAAGGGGAATTTCTAAAGCGACCAGAAGGCGATGTGCATTTCTTATGTCATGATGGACATGTAATTGATGAAATGTTGGATGAAACCTTTCAAACGGGTCAGCGTGTAAATAAGGCGGTGACAATTACAGCCATTTGCCCAACTTTACATGCGGAGGAGCCTATGGCTGTATTTGAATTAGTGCTATCGGTAAAAGCGGTTAGCTAA
- a CDS encoding 3-deoxy-7-phosphoheptulonate synthase, whose amino-acid sequence MPLKTDELRTQPLGPMPTPAELVQAHPLTDDVAERIEQSRRQIEAILAGQDNRLLAIVGPCSVHDTEAALDYARRLSAIQDKYKDELFIVMRTYFEKPRTVVGWKGLITDPNLDGSYALETGLNKARKLLLDINKLGLATATEFLDMITGQYIADLITWGAIGARTTESQIHREMASALSCPVGFKNGTNGNVKIAIDAIRASKASHYFYSPDKNGRMTVYRTSGNPYGHVILRGGDKGPNFDSDSVADACAQLSSFDLPQKLVVDFSHANCQKQHRKQLEVAEDICQQIRSGSDAVAGIMAESFILEGNQPMNDITSLTYGQSITDPCLSWEHTVEMLDMLAEAIKTRSDKG is encoded by the coding sequence ATGCCCTTAAAGACAGACGAATTAAGAACTCAGCCTCTGGGCCCAATGCCCACTCCTGCAGAGCTGGTTCAAGCTCACCCTCTCACGGATGACGTTGCCGAGCGAATCGAACAGTCTCGTCGACAAATTGAAGCCATTTTAGCAGGTCAGGATAACCGGCTACTGGCAATTGTTGGCCCTTGCTCAGTTCACGATACCGAGGCAGCGCTAGATTACGCGAGACGCCTAAGCGCCATTCAAGATAAGTATAAAGATGAACTATTCATTGTAATGCGCACCTATTTTGAAAAACCTCGTACAGTTGTAGGTTGGAAGGGGTTGATAACCGATCCAAACCTAGATGGCTCTTATGCATTAGAAACGGGTTTAAATAAAGCAAGAAAGTTGCTGCTAGACATTAACAAGCTAGGCTTGGCTACAGCAACAGAATTTCTTGACATGATTACGGGTCAATACATCGCTGACCTTATTACATGGGGTGCCATTGGCGCTCGCACCACAGAATCACAAATTCACCGCGAAATGGCTTCTGCACTTTCTTGCCCTGTCGGATTTAAAAACGGCACAAACGGAAACGTTAAGATTGCAATTGATGCCATTCGCGCATCCAAAGCTTCTCATTATTTTTACTCTCCAGACAAAAATGGTCGAATGACGGTGTATCGCACTTCCGGTAACCCTTACGGGCACGTTATTCTTAGAGGTGGAGACAAAGGACCGAATTTCGACTCCGATTCCGTCGCTGATGCGTGCGCGCAACTTAGCAGTTTCGATTTACCGCAAAAACTTGTTGTCGATTTTAGCCACGCTAACTGCCAAAAGCAGCATCGTAAACAGCTGGAGGTGGCTGAAGACATTTGTCAGCAAATTCGTTCTGGTTCTGATGCCGTTGCTGGAATTATGGCTGAGAGCTTCATTCTTGAAGGTAACCAGCCAATGAACGACATAACTTCACTTACCTATGGTCAGTCGATCACCGACCCATGCTTAAGCTGGGAGCATACAGTCGAGATGCTAGATATGCTCGCTGAAGCCATAAAAACACGATCAGACAAAGGATAA
- a CDS encoding CvfB family protein produces the protein MIKIGQTNTLEVVRKAEFGLFLDASDYGSVLLPNKYVPQGTDLGSKVDVFLYFDSDNQLCATTETPIAQVGEWGLMKIEGVNSTGAFASWGIDKKDLLIPFSEQRARFRVGQDVLVFVYTDKASGRIVGTTKFNKWLDNTPANYTKNQQVDLIIAERSELGYKAIVNGEHWGMIFSSDVFGKLFIGKRLKGYIKSVREDGKIDLSLQKVGTAKMDDLSSKVLDVLEKKGGFLPLNDKSTPEAIFAVFRTSKGTFKKTIGGLYKLGKITIDKEGIRLN, from the coding sequence ATGATTAAAATTGGTCAAACCAACACATTAGAAGTTGTTCGCAAAGCAGAATTTGGACTATTTCTTGATGCGTCCGATTACGGAAGCGTACTTTTACCTAACAAGTATGTACCACAGGGTACAGACCTAGGCAGTAAAGTAGATGTCTTTCTGTATTTTGATTCTGATAATCAATTATGTGCGACAACTGAAACACCTATTGCACAAGTTGGTGAGTGGGGGTTGATGAAAATTGAAGGCGTAAACAGTACTGGTGCATTTGCAAGCTGGGGAATTGATAAGAAAGATTTGCTTATTCCTTTTAGTGAGCAACGTGCAAGGTTTCGTGTTGGTCAAGATGTGCTGGTTTTTGTTTATACCGATAAAGCATCAGGTCGTATTGTAGGAACAACCAAGTTTAATAAATGGCTTGATAACACGCCTGCAAATTACACAAAGAATCAGCAAGTTGACCTGATTATTGCTGAACGAAGCGAGTTAGGTTACAAAGCCATCGTTAACGGTGAGCATTGGGGCATGATATTTAGCTCTGATGTATTTGGTAAGCTGTTTATCGGTAAACGTTTGAAAGGTTATATCAAATCCGTTCGAGAAGATGGAAAAATCGATCTGTCACTTCAGAAGGTCGGTACAGCCAAGATGGATGATTTGAGTAGTAAAGTCCTTGATGTTTTAGAGAAAAAAGGCGGATTTTTGCCTCTAAATGACAAGTCCACACCTGAAGCTATTTTTGCCGTTTTCCGTACCAGCAAGGGCACATTTAAGAAAACGATCGGTGGCTTGTATAAATTGGGCAAAATTACGATCGATAAAGAAGGCATTCGACTTAACTAA
- a CDS encoding YajQ family cyclic di-GMP-binding protein — protein MPSFDIISEVDTVELRNAVDNANRELSTRFDFRGVEANFEFKDETVKLHAEAEFQLKQMRDILRGNLTKRGVDVNSMDSQKADASGKSWNQVVLFKQGIDKEMAKKVVKTIKDAKLKVQAAVQGEKVRVTGKKRDDLQSVIALLKQSELGQPFQYENFRD, from the coding sequence ATGCCTTCTTTTGACATTATTTCTGAAGTCGACACAGTTGAACTTCGTAACGCTGTCGATAATGCCAATCGCGAGCTTTCTACTCGCTTCGATTTTCGAGGTGTTGAAGCCAACTTTGAATTTAAAGATGAAACCGTAAAGCTTCATGCTGAAGCCGAATTTCAGTTGAAACAAATGAGGGATATCCTGCGTGGTAATCTGACTAAGCGTGGTGTGGATGTCAATTCCATGGACTCCCAAAAAGCGGATGCCTCAGGAAAAAGCTGGAACCAGGTCGTCCTGTTCAAGCAAGGTATTGATAAGGAAATGGCTAAGAAAGTTGTGAAAACAATTAAGGATGCCAAGCTCAAAGTTCAAGCCGCAGTGCAAGGCGAAAAAGTACGCGTTACTGGTAAAAAACGAGACGACTTACAATCTGTCATAGCTTTACTAAAGCAGTCAGAATTGGGTCAACCTTTTCAGTATGAGAACTTCCGCGATTAA
- the rsmF gene encoding 16S rRNA (cytosine(1407)-C(5))-methyltransferase RsmF produces MHSNIKLPDAFVDQIQEIMPSHLDMDEFIAACKRPLRRSIRVNTLKITVEAFLNRAKSKGWTLTPVPWCDTGFWIERDESDAVPLGNTSEHMAGLFYIQEASSMMPVTALLIDKDVDELNTVLDVASAPGSKTTQIAAALKNRGTLVANEFSASRVKVLHSNIQRCGVRNVALTNFDGRVFGGWLPEKFDAILLDAPCSGEGAVRKDPDAMSNWSKESVLDIALTQKDLIESAFHALKPGGVLVYSTCTLNLEENQQVCHHLKDKFGDAVDFEPLGHLFENADAAITEEGFLHVYPQIFDSEGFFVARLRKHHSVEAPQVKKRLGKFPFEKVSTKITKDIEKHLVETLGISLPEQTQLWVRDKEVWLFPVALESLIGEIRFSRMGVKLAETHKKGYRWQHEAVMALSTGEETQSVSLSIEDARQWYMGRDVRPENLSGKGEVIVKLDNDVIGIGKWVGNRIKNGLPRELVRDVNLF; encoded by the coding sequence TTGCACTCCAATATCAAACTCCCTGACGCATTCGTCGATCAGATCCAAGAAATTATGCCTTCTCACTTGGACATGGATGAATTCATAGCAGCATGCAAACGCCCGTTGCGTCGAAGTATTCGTGTAAATACTCTGAAAATTACTGTTGAAGCGTTTTTAAACAGAGCTAAGTCTAAAGGATGGACGCTCACACCTGTCCCTTGGTGTGATACGGGGTTTTGGATAGAACGTGACGAATCCGACGCAGTACCACTTGGAAATACGTCGGAGCATATGGCTGGGCTATTTTACATACAAGAAGCGAGCTCCATGATGCCGGTTACCGCATTACTCATCGACAAAGATGTGGACGAATTGAATACGGTTCTCGATGTGGCCTCTGCGCCTGGGTCTAAAACGACTCAAATAGCAGCCGCACTTAAAAACAGAGGCACGCTTGTCGCCAACGAGTTTTCGGCCAGTCGAGTCAAAGTACTCCATTCCAATATTCAACGTTGTGGTGTACGAAATGTTGCGTTGACGAATTTTGACGGTCGTGTTTTTGGTGGGTGGCTACCAGAGAAATTTGATGCGATTCTACTTGATGCACCTTGCTCTGGTGAAGGGGCGGTGCGCAAAGATCCAGACGCAATGAGTAACTGGAGCAAAGAATCTGTATTGGATATTGCCCTTACTCAAAAAGACCTAATAGAGAGCGCTTTTCATGCATTAAAACCCGGTGGTGTGCTGGTTTACTCCACTTGTACCCTTAACTTGGAAGAAAACCAACAAGTCTGTCATCACCTTAAAGATAAATTTGGTGATGCTGTTGATTTTGAACCATTAGGACACTTGTTTGAAAATGCAGATGCAGCCATTACTGAAGAAGGCTTCTTACATGTTTACCCGCAAATTTTTGACAGCGAAGGTTTCTTTGTTGCGAGGCTTCGTAAGCATCATTCGGTGGAAGCACCTCAAGTTAAGAAACGCTTAGGAAAATTCCCGTTCGAAAAAGTCTCGACCAAAATAACCAAAGACATCGAGAAACACTTAGTGGAAACCTTAGGCATATCACTGCCAGAGCAAACGCAGCTTTGGGTAAGAGACAAAGAGGTGTGGCTATTCCCTGTGGCATTAGAATCTTTGATAGGTGAAATTCGTTTTAGTCGAATGGGAGTAAAACTGGCAGAGACGCACAAGAAAGGATATCGCTGGCAACATGAAGCCGTTATGGCACTTTCTACGGGAGAAGAAACTCAGAGTGTGTCTTTAAGTATTGAAGACGCACGTCAGTGGTATATGGGAAGAGACGTAAGACCTGAAAACTTATCTGGCAAAGGTGAAGTTATCGTCAAACTTGATAACGATGTCATAGGAATTGGAAAATGGGTAGGCAATAGAATAAAAAATGGTCTTCCAAGAGAACTAGTTAGAGACGTAAACCTGTTCTAA
- a CDS encoding precorrin-2 dehydrogenase/sirohydrochlorin ferrochelatase family protein yields the protein MRYFPLFFDLNHKPVLVIGGGEVASRKVDSLLRAGADVTIVSPKIDPFLRKLVEEKKCHWVKAFYSPDMMQDYVQVWATTDNPELNHKVHADAKSKGIMVNVVDDQPYCDFITPSMVNRGRIQIAISSGGASPVLVRNIREKLESILSQNIGLLAEFASSKRNSIKEILPSVDERRKFWEAFFSDPNIESVQDRAYLENLYEARLKDTDFESGSLTWLEFGDDIELMSIKGLRFMQEAELVFAHKDCPFEFVDLCRRDAERESYKNYAELSARLSDPNVSPQRVVVFFPKGEQHNPELKLLAQNHRIIEIAGIN from the coding sequence ATGCGATATTTCCCGTTATTTTTTGACTTAAATCACAAGCCAGTATTGGTAATCGGAGGGGGAGAGGTTGCATCTAGAAAGGTTGACTCGCTGCTTCGGGCAGGAGCAGACGTTACGATTGTTTCCCCTAAAATTGACCCGTTTCTAAGAAAGCTAGTAGAAGAAAAAAAATGCCATTGGGTTAAAGCTTTTTATAGCCCAGATATGATGCAGGATTATGTCCAAGTATGGGCGACAACAGATAACCCTGAGCTGAACCACAAAGTCCACGCGGATGCCAAGAGTAAAGGCATTATGGTTAATGTTGTCGATGACCAGCCATATTGTGATTTCATCACGCCTTCAATGGTAAACCGCGGTCGTATTCAAATTGCGATTTCGAGCGGTGGTGCATCTCCGGTGTTGGTTAGAAATATTCGAGAGAAGCTTGAATCGATTCTTTCGCAAAATATTGGTCTTCTCGCCGAGTTTGCTTCTTCAAAAAGAAACAGCATAAAAGAGATTCTCCCGTCAGTGGATGAAAGAAGAAAATTTTGGGAAGCGTTTTTTTCTGACCCAAATATCGAATCGGTACAGGATAGGGCTTATCTTGAAAATCTATATGAAGCGCGTTTGAAAGATACTGACTTTGAAAGTGGCTCACTTACATGGCTAGAGTTTGGTGATGACATTGAGCTTATGTCAATCAAAGGCTTAAGGTTCATGCAAGAAGCTGAACTCGTATTTGCCCACAAAGATTGTCCATTTGAATTTGTTGATCTTTGCCGAAGAGACGCTGAGAGAGAGAGCTATAAAAACTATGCGGAGTTGTCGGCAAGGTTGTCCGACCCTAACGTATCTCCTCAGAGAGTGGTTGTATTTTTCCCCAAGGGTGAGCAGCATAATCCAGAGCTTAAATTACTTGCTCAAAACCACCGAATTATTGAAATTGCAGGTATTAACTAA